A single window of Colletes latitarsis isolate SP2378_abdomen chromosome 4, iyColLati1, whole genome shotgun sequence DNA harbors:
- the LOC143340939 gene encoding histone lysine demethylase PHF8 isoform X3 has protein sequence MELPITYCLCGRSYDSEQFMIQCDVCKEWYHGGCVSVKEYMSIDLDKYHCPRCEAMCGPSLIKTRLNWHRHDYTELEADTKPVQTGTPVFIRELKSRHFPKADEIVKHVRGQQLTLQYLQTNGFESPIIIDGKDGLDMIVPPPNFSVYDIESYIGGDRDMDVIDVTRQSNIRMKLRDFVEYYNSPCRTRVLNVISLEFSNTGLSPMVEAPYIARKLDWVNSVWPRDWSEDSDIKRPEVQKYCLMGVKDSFTDFHIDFGGTSVWYHVLRGEKVFYLIRPTPANMQLYQHWMCSSTQSETFFGDQADACYKCVIKQGQTMMIPTGWIHAVLTPVDSLVFGGNFVHSLNIPMQIQIYELEKKMKTPAKFQYPGFETINWFAAKKLLKELKELNNEGKKCPAYLLQGVKALLSILKQWNTDKDYNMIRRGQIPETISSQKLLKDFSKEIRHAERYLISLNPPKPERESKRKKKKPLNKDFVDYDVADRMADNPFKTMLKETNKVEATINESLPSGRPPLKLTLPKPIMYPYVKTQSAIVDEKNGNSPIGKRPSKPGKQSPTVIRFKLGNNEVVRSTHDNINVYNSLTSDHPLGTTKELTWKQTSIYDFHDGSNESDYGRFTIDESPKRKRTSKTANSKRLKRDYDGDVDVLSDVPKNGIEELLKASAYTLGNGAQRLDVTSTVIPQYSQPMPPPTGASPSTREAIAGMLSFSEQCYSTTSNSTSKSTKTTKTQPDDDDDDQSIENIDKVHQDDDFIYPALDASDDEDYIFKSKSKSQIDEAWNPKARLGPLLPKTNRPAREGVKKTSVEKGLEAAAAKRAKQSDDYLDNNMEKGSKKKLNTTKRTYNKRKPKNSPVTSASGTSTMSPENTVKTSIGFGSILTSPNRLKDVKAKLAAPVPVERKPKKGMKTAKQRLGKILKLHKMMH, from the exons ATGGAGTTACCAATTACGTATTGTTTGTGTGGCCGTTCTTACGATTCCGAACAATTTATGATACAATGTGACGTCTGCAAGGAATGGTATCATGGGGG GTGTGTATCTGTAAAAGAGTATATGTCCATAGATCTTGATAAATACCACTGCCCACGTTGTGAAGCCATGTGTGGGCCTTCACTTA taaaaacAAGATTGAATTGGCACAGACACGATTATACAGAATTGGAAGCAGATACAAAACCTGTTCAAACCGGTACACCTGTATTTATAAGGGAATTAAAATCCAGACATTTTCCTAAAGCCGATGAAATTGTTAAACACGTTAGAGGACAGCAGTTAACTCTTCAGTATTTACAGACCAATGGATTTGAAAGTCCAATTATCATCGATGGAAAGGATGGACTTGATATGATTGTTCCCCCTCCTAATTTCAGTGTTTACGATATAGAAAGTTATATAG GTGGAGATCGAGACATGGATGTAATTGATGTTACAAGACAAAGTAATATAAGAATGAAATTAAGAGACTTTGTCGAATATTACAACTCCCCTTGCAGGACAAGGGTTCTTAATGTGATTAGTCTTGAATTTTCAAACACTGG TCTTTCCCCAATGGTCGAAGCACCATACATCGCGCGTAAACTCGACTGGGTCAATTCAGTTTGGCCACGCGATTGGTCCGAGGATAGCGACATAAAACGTCCTGAAGTACAAAAATATTGCCTAATGGGAGTCAAAGACAGTTTCACAGATTTCCATATCGATTTCGGTGGCACGTCCGTGTGGTATCATGTACTGCGCGGAGAAAAAGTATTCTACTTAATCAGACCCACGCCTGCGAATATGCAGTTATACCAGCACTGGATGTGCAGTTCGACTCAGAGTGAAACTTTTTTTGGAGATCAGGCCGACGCGTGTTACAAATGCGTTATAAAGCAAGGACAAACCATGATGATTCCTACAGGGTGGATACACGCTGTGTTAACTCCAGTCGATTCGTTGGTCTTTGGTGGGAATTTTGTACATAGTCTCAACATTCCGATGCAAATACA AATATAcgaattagaaaaaaaaatgaagacTCCCGCCAAATTTCAGTATCCTGGTTTTGAGACAATCAATTGGTTTGCGGCAAAGAAATTGTTAAAAGAACTAAAAGAACTAAATAACGAGGGAAAGAAATGTCCAGCGTATCTTTTACAGGGCGTTAAAGCGTTACTCAGTATTCTGAAACAGTGGAACACAGATAAAGAT TATAATATGATCAgaagaggtcaaataccagaaacTATAAGTAGTCAAAAACTATTAAAAGACTTTAGTAAAGAAATACGTCACGCGGAACGATACTTGATATCTTTAAATCCTCCAAAGCCAGAACGGGAGAGCAAGCGCAAGAAAAAAAAACCGTTGAACAAAGACTTCGTGGACTATGACGTTGCTGATAGAATGGCCGATAATCCGTTCAAAACAATGttaaaagaaacaaataaaGTAGAAGCTACGATTAACGAATCACTGCCGTCCGGTCGACCACCGTTAAAATTAACTTTACCAAAACCTATTATGTATCCGTACGTTAAAACTCAGAGTGCAATTGTCGACGAAAAAAACGGTAATTCTCCCATTGGTAAACGACCGTCGAAACCGGGGAAACAGAGTCCAACTGTAATCAGATTTAAACTTGGCAACAACGAAGTCGTGAGGAGTACGCACGACAACATAAATGTATATAACAGTTTAACTTCGGATCATCCTCTAGGGACGACGAAAGAATTAACATGGAAACAAACCTCTATATACGATTTCCACGATGGAAGTAACGAGAGTGATTACGGTAGATTCACGATAGATGAATCACCGAAACGAAAGAGAACGTCCAAGACCGCCAACTCGAAGCGACTGAAACGTGATTACGACGGGGATGTTGATGTTTTGAGCGATGTACCAAAAAATGGCATTGAAGAACTATTGAAAGCTTCGGCGTATACTTTGGGAAACGGTGCTCAAAGACTGGACGTAAC gTCTACAGTGATTCCACAGTATAGTCAACCTATGCCACCACCTACTGG GGCATCTCCATCTACACGGGAAGCGATCGCGGGGATGTTGTCATTCAGCGAGCAATGTTATTCGACCACGTCGAATAGTACATCGAAATCTACAAAGACCACGAAAACACAACCagatgacgacgacgacgatcagTCGATAGAAAACATCGATAAGGTTCATCAGGACGATGACTTCA TTTATCCAGCTTTAGACGCGTCAGACGATGAAGATTATATCTTTAAATCTAAATCAAAGAGCCAAATAGACGAAGCATGGAATCCGAAAGCTAGATTGGGGCCTCTCTTGCCAAAGACAAATCGTCCAGCTCGAGAAGGCGTAAAGAAAACATCGGTTGAAAAAGGACTCGAAGCAGCTGCGGCAAAGCGTGCTAAACAATCG GATGATTATCTGGATAACAACATGGAAAAGGGCTCCAAGAAGAAATTG AATACAACTAAACGGACGTATAATAAAAGAAAACCGAAGAATTCGCCCGTAACTTCGGCATCTGGTACATCGACTATGTCTCCAGAAAATACTGTTAAAACGAGCATAGGATTTGGTTCGATATTGACGAGCCCAAATAGGCTAAAAGACGTTAAAGCGAAACTAGCAGCCCCAGTTCCAGTTG AACGAAAACCAAAGAAAGGAATGAAAACAGCTAAACAacgcttgggaaaaattttaaagcttCACAAAATGATGCACTAG
- the LOC143340939 gene encoding histone lysine demethylase PHF8 isoform X2, protein MELPITYCLCGRSYDSEQFMIQCDVCKEWYHGGCVSVKEYMSIDLDKYHCPRCEAMCGPSLIKTRLNWHRHDYTELEADTKPVQTGTPVFIRELKSRHFPKADEIVKHVRGQQLTLQYLQTNGFESPIIIDGKDGLDMIVPPPNFSVYDIESYIGGDRDMDVIDVTRQSNIRMKLRDFVEYYNSPCRTRVLNVISLEFSNTGLSPMVEAPYIARKLDWVNSVWPRDWSEDSDIKRPEVQKYCLMGVKDSFTDFHIDFGGTSVWYHVLRGEKVFYLIRPTPANMQLYQHWMCSSTQSETFFGDQADACYKCVIKQGQTMMIPTGWIHAVLTPVDSLVFGGNFVHSLNIPMQIQIYELEKKMKTPAKFQYPGFETINWFAAKKLLKELKELNNEGKKCPAYLLQGVKALLSILKQWNTDKDYNMIRRGQIPETISSQKLLKDFSKEIRHAERYLISLNPPKPERESKRKKKKPLNKDFVDYDVADRMADNPFKTMLKETNKVEATINESLPSGRPPLKLTLPKPIMYPYVKTQSAIVDEKNGNSPIGKRPSKPGKQSPTVIRFKLGNNEVVRSTHDNINVYNSLTSDHPLGTTKELTWKQTSIYDFHDGSNESDYGRFTIDESPKRKRTSKTANSKRLKRDYDGDVDVLSDVPKNGIEELLKASAYTLGNGAQRLDVTSTVIPQYSQPMPPPTGSGRASPSTREAIAGMLSFSEQCYSTTSNSTSKSTKTTKTQPDDDDDDQSIENIDKVHQDDDFIYPALDASDDEDYIFKSKSKSQIDEAWNPKARLGPLLPKTNRPAREGVKKTSVEKGLEAAAAKRAKQSDDYLDNNMEKGSKKKLNTTKRTYNKRKPKNSPVTSASGTSTMSPENTVKTSIGFGSILTSPNRLKDVKAKLAAPVPVERKPKKGMKTAKQRLGKILKLHKMMH, encoded by the exons ATGGAGTTACCAATTACGTATTGTTTGTGTGGCCGTTCTTACGATTCCGAACAATTTATGATACAATGTGACGTCTGCAAGGAATGGTATCATGGGGG GTGTGTATCTGTAAAAGAGTATATGTCCATAGATCTTGATAAATACCACTGCCCACGTTGTGAAGCCATGTGTGGGCCTTCACTTA taaaaacAAGATTGAATTGGCACAGACACGATTATACAGAATTGGAAGCAGATACAAAACCTGTTCAAACCGGTACACCTGTATTTATAAGGGAATTAAAATCCAGACATTTTCCTAAAGCCGATGAAATTGTTAAACACGTTAGAGGACAGCAGTTAACTCTTCAGTATTTACAGACCAATGGATTTGAAAGTCCAATTATCATCGATGGAAAGGATGGACTTGATATGATTGTTCCCCCTCCTAATTTCAGTGTTTACGATATAGAAAGTTATATAG GTGGAGATCGAGACATGGATGTAATTGATGTTACAAGACAAAGTAATATAAGAATGAAATTAAGAGACTTTGTCGAATATTACAACTCCCCTTGCAGGACAAGGGTTCTTAATGTGATTAGTCTTGAATTTTCAAACACTGG TCTTTCCCCAATGGTCGAAGCACCATACATCGCGCGTAAACTCGACTGGGTCAATTCAGTTTGGCCACGCGATTGGTCCGAGGATAGCGACATAAAACGTCCTGAAGTACAAAAATATTGCCTAATGGGAGTCAAAGACAGTTTCACAGATTTCCATATCGATTTCGGTGGCACGTCCGTGTGGTATCATGTACTGCGCGGAGAAAAAGTATTCTACTTAATCAGACCCACGCCTGCGAATATGCAGTTATACCAGCACTGGATGTGCAGTTCGACTCAGAGTGAAACTTTTTTTGGAGATCAGGCCGACGCGTGTTACAAATGCGTTATAAAGCAAGGACAAACCATGATGATTCCTACAGGGTGGATACACGCTGTGTTAACTCCAGTCGATTCGTTGGTCTTTGGTGGGAATTTTGTACATAGTCTCAACATTCCGATGCAAATACA AATATAcgaattagaaaaaaaaatgaagacTCCCGCCAAATTTCAGTATCCTGGTTTTGAGACAATCAATTGGTTTGCGGCAAAGAAATTGTTAAAAGAACTAAAAGAACTAAATAACGAGGGAAAGAAATGTCCAGCGTATCTTTTACAGGGCGTTAAAGCGTTACTCAGTATTCTGAAACAGTGGAACACAGATAAAGAT TATAATATGATCAgaagaggtcaaataccagaaacTATAAGTAGTCAAAAACTATTAAAAGACTTTAGTAAAGAAATACGTCACGCGGAACGATACTTGATATCTTTAAATCCTCCAAAGCCAGAACGGGAGAGCAAGCGCAAGAAAAAAAAACCGTTGAACAAAGACTTCGTGGACTATGACGTTGCTGATAGAATGGCCGATAATCCGTTCAAAACAATGttaaaagaaacaaataaaGTAGAAGCTACGATTAACGAATCACTGCCGTCCGGTCGACCACCGTTAAAATTAACTTTACCAAAACCTATTATGTATCCGTACGTTAAAACTCAGAGTGCAATTGTCGACGAAAAAAACGGTAATTCTCCCATTGGTAAACGACCGTCGAAACCGGGGAAACAGAGTCCAACTGTAATCAGATTTAAACTTGGCAACAACGAAGTCGTGAGGAGTACGCACGACAACATAAATGTATATAACAGTTTAACTTCGGATCATCCTCTAGGGACGACGAAAGAATTAACATGGAAACAAACCTCTATATACGATTTCCACGATGGAAGTAACGAGAGTGATTACGGTAGATTCACGATAGATGAATCACCGAAACGAAAGAGAACGTCCAAGACCGCCAACTCGAAGCGACTGAAACGTGATTACGACGGGGATGTTGATGTTTTGAGCGATGTACCAAAAAATGGCATTGAAGAACTATTGAAAGCTTCGGCGTATACTTTGGGAAACGGTGCTCAAAGACTGGACGTAAC gTCTACAGTGATTCCACAGTATAGTCAACCTATGCCACCACCTACTGG TTCTGGCAGGGCATCTCCATCTACACGGGAAGCGATCGCGGGGATGTTGTCATTCAGCGAGCAATGTTATTCGACCACGTCGAATAGTACATCGAAATCTACAAAGACCACGAAAACACAACCagatgacgacgacgacgatcagTCGATAGAAAACATCGATAAGGTTCATCAGGACGATGACTTCA TTTATCCAGCTTTAGACGCGTCAGACGATGAAGATTATATCTTTAAATCTAAATCAAAGAGCCAAATAGACGAAGCATGGAATCCGAAAGCTAGATTGGGGCCTCTCTTGCCAAAGACAAATCGTCCAGCTCGAGAAGGCGTAAAGAAAACATCGGTTGAAAAAGGACTCGAAGCAGCTGCGGCAAAGCGTGCTAAACAATCG GATGATTATCTGGATAACAACATGGAAAAGGGCTCCAAGAAGAAATTG AATACAACTAAACGGACGTATAATAAAAGAAAACCGAAGAATTCGCCCGTAACTTCGGCATCTGGTACATCGACTATGTCTCCAGAAAATACTGTTAAAACGAGCATAGGATTTGGTTCGATATTGACGAGCCCAAATAGGCTAAAAGACGTTAAAGCGAAACTAGCAGCCCCAGTTCCAGTTG AACGAAAACCAAAGAAAGGAATGAAAACAGCTAAACAacgcttgggaaaaattttaaagcttCACAAAATGATGCACTAG
- the LOC143340939 gene encoding histone lysine demethylase PHF8 isoform X1 encodes MELPITYCLCGRSYDSEQFMIQCDVCKEWYHGGCVSVKEYMSIDLDKYHCPRCEAMCGPSLIKTRLNWHRHDYTELEADTKPVQTGTPVFIRELKSRHFPKADEIVKHVRGQQLTLQYLQTNGFESPIIIDGKDGLDMIVPPPNFSVYDIESYIGGDRDMDVIDVTRQSNIRMKLRDFVEYYNSPCRTRVLNVISLEFSNTGLSPMVEAPYIARKLDWVNSVWPRDWSEDSDIKRPEVQKYCLMGVKDSFTDFHIDFGGTSVWYHVLRGEKVFYLIRPTPANMQLYQHWMCSSTQSETFFGDQADACYKCVIKQGQTMMIPTGWIHAVLTPVDSLVFGGNFVHSLNIPMQIQIYELEKKMKTPAKFQYPGFETINWFAAKKLLKELKELNNEGKKCPAYLLQGVKALLSILKQWNTDKDYNMIRRGQIPETISSQKLLKDFSKEIRHAERYLISLNPPKPERESKRKKKKPLNKDFVDYDVADRMADNPFKTMLKETNKVEATINESLPSGRPPLKLTLPKPIMYPYVKTQSAIVDEKNGNSPIGKRPSKPGKQSPTVIRFKLGNNEVVRSTHDNINVYNSLTSDHPLGTTKELTWKQTSIYDFHDGSNESDYGRFTIDESPKRKRTSKTANSKRLKRDYDGDVDVLSDVPKNGIEELLKASAYTLGNGAQRLDVTSTVIPQYSQPMPPPTGIYKLKTTSSGRASPSTREAIAGMLSFSEQCYSTTSNSTSKSTKTTKTQPDDDDDDQSIENIDKVHQDDDFIYPALDASDDEDYIFKSKSKSQIDEAWNPKARLGPLLPKTNRPAREGVKKTSVEKGLEAAAAKRAKQSDDYLDNNMEKGSKKKLNTTKRTYNKRKPKNSPVTSASGTSTMSPENTVKTSIGFGSILTSPNRLKDVKAKLAAPVPVERKPKKGMKTAKQRLGKILKLHKMMH; translated from the exons ATGGAGTTACCAATTACGTATTGTTTGTGTGGCCGTTCTTACGATTCCGAACAATTTATGATACAATGTGACGTCTGCAAGGAATGGTATCATGGGGG GTGTGTATCTGTAAAAGAGTATATGTCCATAGATCTTGATAAATACCACTGCCCACGTTGTGAAGCCATGTGTGGGCCTTCACTTA taaaaacAAGATTGAATTGGCACAGACACGATTATACAGAATTGGAAGCAGATACAAAACCTGTTCAAACCGGTACACCTGTATTTATAAGGGAATTAAAATCCAGACATTTTCCTAAAGCCGATGAAATTGTTAAACACGTTAGAGGACAGCAGTTAACTCTTCAGTATTTACAGACCAATGGATTTGAAAGTCCAATTATCATCGATGGAAAGGATGGACTTGATATGATTGTTCCCCCTCCTAATTTCAGTGTTTACGATATAGAAAGTTATATAG GTGGAGATCGAGACATGGATGTAATTGATGTTACAAGACAAAGTAATATAAGAATGAAATTAAGAGACTTTGTCGAATATTACAACTCCCCTTGCAGGACAAGGGTTCTTAATGTGATTAGTCTTGAATTTTCAAACACTGG TCTTTCCCCAATGGTCGAAGCACCATACATCGCGCGTAAACTCGACTGGGTCAATTCAGTTTGGCCACGCGATTGGTCCGAGGATAGCGACATAAAACGTCCTGAAGTACAAAAATATTGCCTAATGGGAGTCAAAGACAGTTTCACAGATTTCCATATCGATTTCGGTGGCACGTCCGTGTGGTATCATGTACTGCGCGGAGAAAAAGTATTCTACTTAATCAGACCCACGCCTGCGAATATGCAGTTATACCAGCACTGGATGTGCAGTTCGACTCAGAGTGAAACTTTTTTTGGAGATCAGGCCGACGCGTGTTACAAATGCGTTATAAAGCAAGGACAAACCATGATGATTCCTACAGGGTGGATACACGCTGTGTTAACTCCAGTCGATTCGTTGGTCTTTGGTGGGAATTTTGTACATAGTCTCAACATTCCGATGCAAATACA AATATAcgaattagaaaaaaaaatgaagacTCCCGCCAAATTTCAGTATCCTGGTTTTGAGACAATCAATTGGTTTGCGGCAAAGAAATTGTTAAAAGAACTAAAAGAACTAAATAACGAGGGAAAGAAATGTCCAGCGTATCTTTTACAGGGCGTTAAAGCGTTACTCAGTATTCTGAAACAGTGGAACACAGATAAAGAT TATAATATGATCAgaagaggtcaaataccagaaacTATAAGTAGTCAAAAACTATTAAAAGACTTTAGTAAAGAAATACGTCACGCGGAACGATACTTGATATCTTTAAATCCTCCAAAGCCAGAACGGGAGAGCAAGCGCAAGAAAAAAAAACCGTTGAACAAAGACTTCGTGGACTATGACGTTGCTGATAGAATGGCCGATAATCCGTTCAAAACAATGttaaaagaaacaaataaaGTAGAAGCTACGATTAACGAATCACTGCCGTCCGGTCGACCACCGTTAAAATTAACTTTACCAAAACCTATTATGTATCCGTACGTTAAAACTCAGAGTGCAATTGTCGACGAAAAAAACGGTAATTCTCCCATTGGTAAACGACCGTCGAAACCGGGGAAACAGAGTCCAACTGTAATCAGATTTAAACTTGGCAACAACGAAGTCGTGAGGAGTACGCACGACAACATAAATGTATATAACAGTTTAACTTCGGATCATCCTCTAGGGACGACGAAAGAATTAACATGGAAACAAACCTCTATATACGATTTCCACGATGGAAGTAACGAGAGTGATTACGGTAGATTCACGATAGATGAATCACCGAAACGAAAGAGAACGTCCAAGACCGCCAACTCGAAGCGACTGAAACGTGATTACGACGGGGATGTTGATGTTTTGAGCGATGTACCAAAAAATGGCATTGAAGAACTATTGAAAGCTTCGGCGTATACTTTGGGAAACGGTGCTCAAAGACTGGACGTAAC gTCTACAGTGATTCCACAGTATAGTCAACCTATGCCACCACCTACTGG TATTTATAAATTGAAAACGACCAGTTCTGGCAGGGCATCTCCATCTACACGGGAAGCGATCGCGGGGATGTTGTCATTCAGCGAGCAATGTTATTCGACCACGTCGAATAGTACATCGAAATCTACAAAGACCACGAAAACACAACCagatgacgacgacgacgatcagTCGATAGAAAACATCGATAAGGTTCATCAGGACGATGACTTCA TTTATCCAGCTTTAGACGCGTCAGACGATGAAGATTATATCTTTAAATCTAAATCAAAGAGCCAAATAGACGAAGCATGGAATCCGAAAGCTAGATTGGGGCCTCTCTTGCCAAAGACAAATCGTCCAGCTCGAGAAGGCGTAAAGAAAACATCGGTTGAAAAAGGACTCGAAGCAGCTGCGGCAAAGCGTGCTAAACAATCG GATGATTATCTGGATAACAACATGGAAAAGGGCTCCAAGAAGAAATTG AATACAACTAAACGGACGTATAATAAAAGAAAACCGAAGAATTCGCCCGTAACTTCGGCATCTGGTACATCGACTATGTCTCCAGAAAATACTGTTAAAACGAGCATAGGATTTGGTTCGATATTGACGAGCCCAAATAGGCTAAAAGACGTTAAAGCGAAACTAGCAGCCCCAGTTCCAGTTG AACGAAAACCAAAGAAAGGAATGAAAACAGCTAAACAacgcttgggaaaaattttaaagcttCACAAAATGATGCACTAG